One part of the Humulus lupulus chromosome 9, drHumLupu1.1, whole genome shotgun sequence genome encodes these proteins:
- the LOC133799437 gene encoding uncharacterized mitochondrial protein AtMg00810-like, whose product MTCSKPSNFPMEQHIRLRPANGTPLPDPTVYHRLVGRLLYLTVTRPDIQYAINTLSKFMQSPYSSHLDAANRVLRYLKGNIGKGLFLSASSSLNLVGYANSDWASCPTTRCSTTGYFTMLGSSTISWKTKKQPTVSYSSAEAEYLSLAAFSSELQWL is encoded by the coding sequence ATGACTTGTTCAAAACCATCTAATTTTCCTATGGAACAACATATTCGCTTAAGACCAGCAAATGGTACTCCACTTCCTGATCCGACAGTTTATCATCGACTGGTGGGTCGTCTTTTATATCTTACTGTCACACGACCAGATATTCAATATGCAATCAACACACTTAGTAAATTCATGCAATCTCCTTATTCCAGTCATCTTGATGCTGCTAATAGAGTCCTTCGCTATCTTAAAGGTAATATTGGTAAAGGATTATTCCTTTCCGCATCAAGCTCACTTAATCTTGTCGGGTATGCTAATTCTGACTGGGCAAGTTGTCCTACAACACGTTGCTCCACCACTGGTTATTTTACCATGTTAGGCTCTAGTACAATTTCTTGGAAAACCAAGAAACAACCAACTGTTTCTTATTCATCCGCTGAAGCAGAATATCTCTCACTTGCTGCATTTTCTTCCGAGTTGCAATGGTTATAA
- the LOC133802173 gene encoding endoplasmic reticulum oxidoreductin-1-like isoform X2, which yields MFGMKGLMKRWGWVLGALIAIFVAVAMTTRPCPRISLLGRTDKPCRCDRDQHKFSGIVEDCCCDYETVDHLNEEVLHPSLQELVKTPFFRYFKVKLWCDCPFWPDDGMCRLRDCSVCECPENEFPESFKNYQRSLSADDLVCQEGKPQAAVDRTLDSNAFRGWTVTDNPWTNDDETDNTEMTYVNLQLNPERYTGYTGPSARRIWDAVYAENCPKYPSEELCQEERILYKLISGLHSSISVHIAADYLLDEAKNLWGQNISLLHDRVLRYPDRVRNLYFTYLFVLRAVTKAAPYLEHAEYETGNPVEDLKTQSLMKQLLFSPKLQAACPVPFDEANLWKGQRGPELKQNIQKQFRNISALMDCVGCEKCRLWGKLQVLGLGTALKILFSVDAHKNIDQTLQRNEVIALLNLLNRLSESVKFVHEVGTSSEITRKGQISAPITSNCPLQRIWASLFDGPAPSCPLQRMWSSVNAPTVENCPLKRIWASLTQR from the exons ATGTTTGGAATGAAGGGTTTGATGAAACGATGGGGTTGGGTGCTTGGAGCTCTCATCGCGATTTTCGTTGCGGTagctatgactactagaccttgCCCTCGAATTTCTCTCCTTGGACGGACTGATAAGCCTTGTCGCTGTGATCGG gATCAACATAAGTTTAGTGGGATCGTGGAGGATTGTTGTTGTGACTATGAGACTGTGGATCATCTGAACGAGGAAGTTCTGCATCCATCACTCCAAGAGCTTGTGAAGACTCCATTTTTCCGGTACTTCAAG GTCAAATTATGGTGCGACTGCCCTTTCTGGCCTGATGATGGTATGTGCCGTCTGCGAGACTGCAGTGTTTGTGAATGTCCAGAAAATGAGTTCCCTGAATCATTCAAGAATTACCAAAGGAGTCTTTCAGCTGATGACCTTGTTTGTCAAGAGGGAAAGCCACAGGCTGCTGTGGACCGCACCCTGGATAGTAATGCCTTTAGAGGCTGGACAGTAACGGACAATCCTTGGACGAATGATGATGAGACCGACAATA CTGAGATGACATATGTGAATCTACAACTTAATCCTGAAAGATATACTGGCTACACGGGGCCATCTGCTAGAAGGATATGGGATGCCGTTTACGCGGAGAACTGTCCCAAAT ATCCTTCTGAAGAACTTTGCCAGGAAGAAAGAATTTTGTACAAGTTGATATCTGGTCTTCACTCCTCTATTTCAGTCCACATAGCTGCTGATTATCTACTTGATGAAGCTAAAAATCTG TGGGGTCAAAATATCTCATTACTACATGATCGAGTCTTAAGATATCCAGACCGTGTGAGAAACTTATACTTCACATATCTCTTTGTTCTCAGAGCTGTGACTAAG GCTGCACCCTACTTGGAACATGCTGAGTATGAAACTGGTAACCCTGTTGAGGATCTGAAAACACAGTCATTAATGAAACAGCTGCTCTTTAGTCCCAAACTACAAGCTGCTTGCCCTGTCCCCTTTGATGAAGCTAATTTGTGGAAGGGGCAAAGGGGACCTGAACTAAAGCAAAACATACAGAAGCAGTTCAGAAACATTAG TGCGTTGATGGATTGCGTAGGATGTGAGAAGTGTCGACTTTGGGGAAAGCTTCAGGTTCTTGGTCTTGGCACTGCGTTAAAGATTCTCTTTTCTGTTGATGCCCACAAGAACATCGATCAGACG TTGCAAAGGAATGAAGTTATTGCCCTGTTGAACCTACTCAATCGACTATCCGAATCAGTAAAATTCGTCCACGAAGTAGGAACATCATCTGAAATTACCAGGAAGGGACAGATTTCAGCACCCATTACATCAAACTGCCCATTACAAAGGATATGGGCATCATTATTTGACGGACCTGCACCAAGTTGTCCATTACAAAGGATGTGGTCCTCTGTAAATGCACCTACTGTCGAGAATTGTCCATTGAAAAGGATATGGGCATCGTTAACACAAAG GTAA
- the LOC133802173 gene encoding endoplasmic reticulum oxidoreductin-1-like isoform X1, with protein sequence MFGMKGLMKRWGWVLGALIAIFVAVAMTTRPCPRISLLGRTDKPCRCDRDQHKFSGIVEDCCCDYETVDHLNEEVLHPSLQELVKTPFFRYFKVKLWCDCPFWPDDGMCRLRDCSVCECPENEFPESFKNYQRSLSADDLVCQEGKPQAAVDRTLDSNAFRGWTVTDNPWTNDDETDNTEMTYVNLQLNPERYTGYTGPSARRIWDAVYAENCPKYPSEELCQEERILYKLISGLHSSISVHIAADYLLDEAKNLWGQNISLLHDRVLRYPDRVRNLYFTYLFVLRAVTKAAPYLEHAEYETGNPVEDLKTQSLMKQLLFSPKLQAACPVPFDEANLWKGQRGPELKQNIQKQFRNISALMDCVGCEKCRLWGKLQVLGLGTALKILFSVDAHKNIDQTLQLQRNEVIALLNLLNRLSESVKFVHEVGTSSEITRKGQISAPITSNCPLQRIWASLFDGPAPSCPLQRMWSSVNAPTVENCPLKRIWASLTQR encoded by the exons ATGTTTGGAATGAAGGGTTTGATGAAACGATGGGGTTGGGTGCTTGGAGCTCTCATCGCGATTTTCGTTGCGGTagctatgactactagaccttgCCCTCGAATTTCTCTCCTTGGACGGACTGATAAGCCTTGTCGCTGTGATCGG gATCAACATAAGTTTAGTGGGATCGTGGAGGATTGTTGTTGTGACTATGAGACTGTGGATCATCTGAACGAGGAAGTTCTGCATCCATCACTCCAAGAGCTTGTGAAGACTCCATTTTTCCGGTACTTCAAG GTCAAATTATGGTGCGACTGCCCTTTCTGGCCTGATGATGGTATGTGCCGTCTGCGAGACTGCAGTGTTTGTGAATGTCCAGAAAATGAGTTCCCTGAATCATTCAAGAATTACCAAAGGAGTCTTTCAGCTGATGACCTTGTTTGTCAAGAGGGAAAGCCACAGGCTGCTGTGGACCGCACCCTGGATAGTAATGCCTTTAGAGGCTGGACAGTAACGGACAATCCTTGGACGAATGATGATGAGACCGACAATA CTGAGATGACATATGTGAATCTACAACTTAATCCTGAAAGATATACTGGCTACACGGGGCCATCTGCTAGAAGGATATGGGATGCCGTTTACGCGGAGAACTGTCCCAAAT ATCCTTCTGAAGAACTTTGCCAGGAAGAAAGAATTTTGTACAAGTTGATATCTGGTCTTCACTCCTCTATTTCAGTCCACATAGCTGCTGATTATCTACTTGATGAAGCTAAAAATCTG TGGGGTCAAAATATCTCATTACTACATGATCGAGTCTTAAGATATCCAGACCGTGTGAGAAACTTATACTTCACATATCTCTTTGTTCTCAGAGCTGTGACTAAG GCTGCACCCTACTTGGAACATGCTGAGTATGAAACTGGTAACCCTGTTGAGGATCTGAAAACACAGTCATTAATGAAACAGCTGCTCTTTAGTCCCAAACTACAAGCTGCTTGCCCTGTCCCCTTTGATGAAGCTAATTTGTGGAAGGGGCAAAGGGGACCTGAACTAAAGCAAAACATACAGAAGCAGTTCAGAAACATTAG TGCGTTGATGGATTGCGTAGGATGTGAGAAGTGTCGACTTTGGGGAAAGCTTCAGGTTCTTGGTCTTGGCACTGCGTTAAAGATTCTCTTTTCTGTTGATGCCCACAAGAACATCGATCAGACG CTGCAGTTGCAAAGGAATGAAGTTATTGCCCTGTTGAACCTACTCAATCGACTATCCGAATCAGTAAAATTCGTCCACGAAGTAGGAACATCATCTGAAATTACCAGGAAGGGACAGATTTCAGCACCCATTACATCAAACTGCCCATTACAAAGGATATGGGCATCATTATTTGACGGACCTGCACCAAGTTGTCCATTACAAAGGATGTGGTCCTCTGTAAATGCACCTACTGTCGAGAATTGTCCATTGAAAAGGATATGGGCATCGTTAACACAAAG GTAA
- the LOC133802174 gene encoding uncharacterized protein LOC133802174 gives MGQEQEQQQTPPLSSAAPSQPDSTQTQPQPQTQPLPPSPPPPFDPSRMIGIIKRKALIKELAAVYHAECLAYCQELLELQRKWNEPFIDLKIPEDTRKDTMRPPKRLKKPR, from the exons ATGGGTCAAGAGCAAGAACAACAACAAACCCCTCCTCTTTCTTCCGCGGCGCCCTCTCAGCCGGACTCAACTCAAACTCAACCTCAACCTCAAACTCAGCCTCTTCCTCCGTCACCTCCTCCGCCCTTCGATCCCAGTAGaa TGATTGGCATCATCAAAAGGAAGGCTTTGATAAAGGAGTTAGCTGCTGTATACCATGCTGAATGCCTTGCATACTGTCAAGAGCTTTTAGAGCTCCAAAGAAAGTGGAATGAG CCATTCATTGACTTGAAAATTCCAGAGGATACAAGGAAAGACACAATGCGACCCCCAAAGCGTCTAAAGAAACCCCGCTAA